A window from Podospora bellae-mahoneyi strain CBS 112042 chromosome 1 map unlocalized CBS112042p_1, whole genome shotgun sequence encodes these proteins:
- a CDS encoding uncharacterized protein (EggNog:ENOG503PAWR; COG:O), which translates to MAPIMDDNPSSTNPNHPESSESEYDGSFMSTPVEADTDSSDDKKLTISKVAVVEVSPSPDTDNATQTIDPPTSRPLLDISDPESVIKAAKLIATFANEIERLGGVKFLEDLEKIRNNQTPPKSNTDPPSTSISADPENPKPEEASGSQSGTSKAQETKEAQTSTATGETVAIKDHDVPAKAEEVTAKDQAVQAAPPEKEKSSPEESPAKDDDTEGARESSKEDPPKDASLDTTTEKKNQESSVEDGKEDGKEDVTPEGIEKKDEPQKDESLKEESKAESTDDDPKETDSEVKEEGTKEEEGEAKESDVKDKAKEETTDENKPEEAKEEAKEEVKEETPEEVKQEPPPAPAPAPLPLPDPPHDPFKGVRADPTETEEIPLDANGKPKPSASRPGMPILPALGRRWVAKESDGVELLAPENEWERRKKELGEKSLAIDQLMAMVGLEQVKSEFLAVKSTIDAAKNRRGMLRRQEFNLALIGNPGTGKKTLATIYRTLLKECAAWSSVNSPHNEKRSGFDFQADKDIEGFHLVLNNYGENSKVFVFIDSIEGMTSSLRADLLYTLDRHAERLRLVVVIAGTETAMNKLLASRPSGRWQFPRRLTIKDYDDEQLRLIFLQMVRHNGFTIEGGETGPYPRIVAKRVARNRESGGFANAYDLVLAWEKILDRQAARLDLEHAAWKAAEDKRAEEWEAALEKKRANLRELLKENQSLQATKEWLTEELEVATQKLEEKKQEREHLKEKAFSSSESSVTEPKDVEKPEEAAKTKAIAQPTEVLKTEEPAQAEAVEKAVEPETEAVEVEGEGLKTAEEGVKPVEEDVKPVEEDVKPDQGGVKPESEAVKVGEEGADTNQGGVKPTGEDVEPEKEGVESAKEKVDPEKEEVKSAAEEATPMQEAANSEPEDVGKDAKVDKDPKEKQRVLSPEEVEIATKIEELKKAIEEGEEMLSSLVEYKNCRGQEITARLIKLLKYKKLPMPVSVDDKTSVPKEPSEKSEMSTDNDSKDERTEVQKADPSSAEGKTKPNIDEKNLELEKDGDKKAGGLEKDEEPNKDEDASNNEEPEKEVEPSRDMVSTKDAESSTKDIKTSQDEKPAREEGATDGETTAEDEAKARQLTEQDTKADTDGQSDKKSTEGETKAEDEKSASTDESDESDESDESDESDEVDLSFLAQAPAPKPNTRLLTKEDIIGPEPEDIRDKSKAWKELEKMAGLESVKKAIGGLLDRAKANYRREVLGKEPLKTSLNQVFLGPPGTGKTTVAKLYGQILAEIGLLSTKEVVFKTPADFIGQYIGESEVKTAHILDSTIGKVLIIDDAHMFYHGGRPGTTHESDEFRLSCIDVMISKIHNQPGEDRCVLLLGYPDMMEEMFQKCNPGLRRRFPLEEAFRFQSYDDKTLNDILRLQMAKEEITADEGAMEVAAEVLRRARDRPNFGNGGDVDNLLNQAKTRYRARTKAKAEAEAEGVKKQCTEKPVELPPVTRVDIEEAVAGEQLAQAQVDLPTAVKTKAAEPPTDSTQPEEEELESPPPTETTDKPTDNAGILTHSEASIVLTREDFDPDWNRGATASSKCKSLFSSLIGFESIISKFEGYQRLAANMRRRGKDPREIVPFTFIFKGPPGTGKTHTARIIGQIFYDMGFLSTNEVIECSASNLIGQYMGHTSPKVINLFEKALGKVLFIDEAYRLGGGNRATGHASYEEEAIGELVDCMTKPRYLRKMIIVLAGYDKDMDNLMKVNAGLRGRFATEINFPTMTASKAKQHLENLLLKEDIELRDEFDPGEEEREKVLRYLHQLGKTAGWANARDVKSLAAAVTGQVYRDVDLDEEEVVKRKLLRVSTKELNGHLREMLKQRMRSGGVA; encoded by the coding sequence ATGGCCCCAATCATGGACgacaacccctcctccaccaaccccaaccaccccgaatcctcagaaTCTGAGTACGATGGATCATTCATGTCGACACCCGTCGAAGCAGACACGGATTCGTccgacgacaagaagctgACCATCAGCAAGGTCGCCGTGGTGGAAGTTTCCCCATCGCCGGACACCGATAACGCCACACAAACCATTGACCCACCCACAAGCAGGCCACTGTTGGACATATCAGACCCAGAATCTGTTATCAAGGCCGCCAAACTGATTGCAACCTTTGCGAATGAGATTGAGAGACTGGGCGGTGTCAAGTTTCTGGAGGATCTCGAGAAGATCAGAAACAatcaaacaccaccgaaATCAAACACAGACCCACCAAGTACCTCCATATCTGCCGATCCAGAGAATCCAAAGCCCGAGGAAGCCAGTGGAAGCCAATCTGGCACCTCCAAAGCACAGGAGACTAAGGAAGCCCAAACCAGCACAGCCACGGGTGAGACCGTTGCCATCAAGGACCACGACGTTCCCGCAAAGGCAGAAGAAGTCACTGCCAAGGATCAGGCGGTTCAAGCAGCGCCTcctgagaaggagaaatCCTCCCCAGAAGAATCCCCGGCGAAGGACGATGACACAGAAGGTGCCAGGGAGTCTTCCAAGGAAGACCCTCCTAAGGACGCTTCTCTAGACACCACGACAGAGAAGAAAAATCAGGAATCCTCCGTGGAAGATGGCAAAGAGGATGGCAAGGAAGATGTAACTCCGGAGGGCATAGAAAAGAAGGACGAACCCCAGAAGGATGAAAGCCTAAAGGAGGAATCTAAGGCGGAGTCCACTGATGATGATCCCAAAGAGACTGATAGTGAAGTCAAGGAGGAAGGGActaaggaggaggagggggaggcgaagGAGAGCGACGTTAAGGATAAGGCCAAGGAAGAGACGACAGATGAGAACAAGCCAGAGgaagccaaggaggaggctaaggaggaggtcaaggaggaaaCCCCAGAAGAAGTCAAGCAAGAACCCCCACCAGCGCCGGCGCCCGCTCCGTTACCTTTGCCCGATCCTCCCCACGACCCTTTCAAAGGTGTCAGAGCCGACCCCACCGAAACAGAAGAGATACCCTTGGATGCCAACGGAAAACCAAAGCCGAGCGCCAGCCGGCCGGGTATGCCCATTCTTCCCGCCCTCGGTCGGAGATGGGTGGCTAAGGAATCTGACGGCGTCGAACTGTTGGCCCCTGAAAATGAATGGGAGCGCCGCAAAAAGGAACTGGGCGAGAAGAGCTTAGCGATTGACCAGCTCATGGCCATGGTTGGCCTTGAACAAGTCAAGTCAGAATTTCTTGCTGTCAAGTCTACCATTGACGCGGCAAAGAACAGAAGAGGGATGCTTCGAAGACAAGAGTTCAATCTTGCGCTGATCGGCAATCCCGGAACGGGCAAGAAGACGCTGGCGACTATCTACAGGACTTTGCTCAAGGAATGCGCCGCATGGTCTTCTGTCAACAGCCCGCACAATGAAAAGCGGTCCGGATTTGACTTTCAGGCGGACAAGGATATTGAAGGTTTCCACCTGGTGCTAAACAACTACGGCGAGAACTCCAAGGTCTTTGTCTTTATCGACTCCATCGAGGGGATGACGAGTTCCCTCAGGGCAGACCTCTTGTACACACTGGACCGTCATGCCGAGCGTCTTCGGCTGGTGGTTGTCATTGCTGGTACCGAGACGGCGATGAACAAGCTTTTGGCTTCGCGACCGAGCGGGAGATGGCAGTTTCCTCGACGGTTGACGATTAAGGATTACGATGACGAACAACTGCGTCTGATTTTTCTCCAGATGGTCCGACACAATGGATTCACCATCGAAGGGGGGGAGACCGGGCCGTATCCTCGTATTGTGGCCAAACGGGTTGCTCGGAACCGAGAGTCTGGTGGTTTCGCCAACGCCTATGATCTCGTGCTGGCTTGGGAGAAGATACTGGACCGACAGGCGGCAAGGCTTGACCTGGAGCACGCGGCGTGGAAAGCTGCCGAGGACAAGCGAGCCGAAGAGTGGGAGGCGGCGCTGGAAAAGAAGCGTGCTAACCTGAGAGAGCTGCTCAAGGAGAATCAGTCTCTGCAGGCAACTAAGGAGTGGTTGACAGAAGAGCTAGAGGTCGCGACTCAAAAgctggaagaaaagaagcaagAGCGAGAGCACTTGAAAGAGAAGGCATTCTCCTCGAGCGAGTCATCAGTCACCGAGCCCAAGGATGTCGAAAAGCCTGAGGAAGCCGCCAAGACCAAAGCGATTGCTCAGCCTACAGAAGTTCTCAAGACTGAAGAGCCTGCCCAGGCCGAGGCCGTGGAAAAGGCTGTCGAACCTGAGACCGAGGctgtggaggttgagggagaaggtcTTAAGACTGCGGAAGAAGGCGTCAAACCTGTGGAAGAAGATGTCAAGCCTGTGGAAGAAGACGTCAAGCCCGATCAGGGAGGTGTCAAACCTGAGTCTGAAGCTGTGAAAgtcggggaagaaggcgccGACACCAACCAAGGAGGTGTCAAACCCACAGGAGAAGATGTCGAGCCTGAGAAGGAAGGCGTCGAATCCGCAAAGGAAAAGGTTGATccggagaaagaagaagtcAAATCTGCAGCAGAAGAGGCTACACCCATGCAGGAAGCTGCAAATTCCGAACCAGAAGACGTTGGAAAGGATGCCAAAGTCGACAAAGATCCCAAGGAGAAACAACGCGTGCTGAGCccagaagaggttgagattGCCACTAAGATCGAGGAGCTTAAGAAGGCAatcgaggaaggcgaggagatGTTGTCTAGCCTGGTCGAGTACAAGAACTGCAGGGGCCAGGAGATCACCGCTCGTTTGATTAAGTTGTTGAAGTACAAGAAGCTCCCAATGCCTGTTTCAGTGGACGACAAAACTTCTGTTCCCAAGGAGCCGTCGGAGAAGTCCGAGATGTCGACGGATAATGATTCGAAGGACGAGAGAACCGAGGTTCAGAAGGCGGACCCAAGCTCTGCCGAAGGCAAGACCAAGCCTAATATTGATGAGAAGAATTTGGAGCTTGAGAAGGATGGGGACAAGAAAGCTGGGGGACTCGAGAAAGACGAGGAGCCCAACAAAGACGAGGATGCCAGCAATAACGAGGAGCCCGAGAAGGAAGTCGAGCCTAGCAGGGACATGGTGTCTACTAAGGATGCCGAGTCTTCTACCAAGGACATCAAGACTAGCCAGGACGAGAAGCCAGCCAGAGAAGAGGGGGCAACTGACGGCGAGACTACGGCCGAGGATGAAGCCAAGGCACGACAACTCACCGAGCAAGACACGAAGGCCGACACCGACGGCCAGTCAGACAAGAAATCAACCGAGGGCGAGACCAAGGCCGAAGATGAAAAGAGCGCTTCTACtgatgagagtgatgagagtgatgagagtgatgagagtgatgagAGTGATGAAGTGGACCTCTCGTTTCTGGCGCAGGCTCCAGCGCCAAAGCCCAACACCCGACTTCTCACCAAGGAAGACATCATCGGACCGGAGCCCGAGGATATTCGGGACAAGAGCAAGGCTTGGAAAGAGCTCGAAAAAATGGCCGGCCTCGAGAGCGTCAAGAAAGCGATTGGCGGGCTGCTCGACAGGGCCAAAGCCAATTATCGTCGCGAAGTCCTCGGCAAGGAACCACTCAAGACCTCCTTGAACCAAGTCTTTTTGGGTCCTCCTGGTACTGGCAAGACCACTGTAGCCAAGCTTTACGGCCAAATTCTGGCCGAGATTGGGCTTTTGTCCACGAAAGAGGTGGTATTCAAGACACCAGCGGATTTCATTGGGCAGTACATCGGCGAGTCCGAGGTCAAGACCGCCCATATACTCGACTCAACGATTGGAAAGGTGCTTATCATCGACGATGCCCACATGTTCTATCACGGTGGTCGTCCGGGCACCACGCACGAGTCGGATGAGTTCCGTCTTAGCTGTATCGATGTCATGATCTCCAAGATTCACAACCAGCCAGGCGAAGATCGATGTGTTTTGCTTCTCGGTTATCCTgacatgatggaggagatgttcCAAAAGTGCAACCCTGGCTTGCGGCGACGATTTCCCCTGGAGGAGGCCTTCCGGTTCCAGAGCTACGATGACAAGACGCTGAATGATATTCTACGGTTGCAaatggccaaggaggagatcacGGCTGATGAGGGAGCCATGGAAGTGGCAGCTGAAGTTCTCCGGAGAGCGAGGGACCGTCCTAATTTTggcaatggtggtgatgttgacaaCCTGCTGAACCAAGCCAAGACTCGATATCGCGCTAGGACCAAGGCGAAGGCGGAAGCGGAAGCCGAAGGTGTAAAGAAACAATGCACGGAAAAGCCAGTCGAGCTACCCCCGGTCACTCGGGTCGACATCGAAGAAGCGGTGGCTGGAGAACAACTAGCCCAAGCCCAGGTCGACCTGCCGACTGCCGTCAAAACCAAGGCAGCCGAACCTCCAACAGATAGCACTCAgcccgaggaagaagagctcgagtcacctccaccaacggAAACAACCGACAAACCCACAGACAATGCCGGCATTCTCACTCACTCGGAAGCCAGCATCGTCCTCACTCGCGAGGATTTTGACCCAGACTGGAACCGCGGCGCCACTGCCTCCTCGAAGTGTAaatccctcttctcctccctcatcggcTTCGAGTCCATCATTTCCAAATTCGAAGGCTATCAACGCCTGGCAGCAAACATGCGCCGCCGTGGCAAAGACCCGCGCGAAATCGtccccttcaccttcatctTCAAAGGACCCCCCGGCACCGGCAAAACCCACACCGCACGCATCATCGGCCAAATCTTTTACGACATGGGCTTCTTGTCCACCAACGAAGTGATTGAATGCTCTGCCAGCAACCTCATAGGCCAATACATGGGCCACACCTCGCCCAAAGTGATCAACCTATTTGAAAAAGCCCTTGGAAAAGTCCTCTTCATCGACGAAGCCTACCGTCTCGGGGGGGGCAACCGCGCCACGGGGCATGCTTCTTACGAAGAGGAGGCAATTGGAGAACTAGTCGATTGCATGACCAAGCCACGGTACCTCCGCAAAATGATTATTGTTCTGGCGGGTTACGACAAGGACATGGATAACCTCATGAAGGTCAACGCGGGactgagggggaggtttgcGACAGAAATCAACTTTCCCACCATGACGGCTTCCAAGGCGAAGCAGCATTTGGAGAATTTGTTGCTCAAGGAGGATATTGAGCTACGGGATGAGTTTGAtcctggggaggaggagagggagaaggtgttgaggtATTTGCATCAGCTGGGAAAGACGGCCGGGTGGGCGAATGCGAGGGATGTGAAGagtttggcggcggcggtgacggggCAGGTTTATAGGGATGTGGAtttggatgaggaagaggtggtcAAGAGGAAGCTGTTGAGGGTTAGTACGAAGGAGTTGAATGGGCATTTGAGGGAGATGTTGAagcagaggatgaggagcgGGGGGGTGGCTTGA
- a CDS encoding uncharacterized protein (COG:S; EggNog:ENOG503P091), whose translation MSTAPSYFFYRPGPSVESRPNHFLQQPFHSAFQQQQMMMNLPVVAPLPSTPVYSRPTSSCSSQQGPLLSHTFNGTTISPAVLTPAASPQPINYKSLLALDTGLNEFDGLRSPSTPALSCSSSTVSSPGSTYEMLATPLNPMLSGLDGFETKGKREEEGLECFPDLEPWSSSCSSPQLVPVYLSSRAQAPQTATATLNRQASNDLLSPASGPSISPSPSPYARSVSSDDSFCDPRNLTVGSVNSTLAPEFAALPAFCLGEEEDQKFVLRADSFASSHNASTIFTSQDLHRTLPSSFTTGDLSDFDSDDEFQGLAILSGPLVSQASSRSRSCSETSFKCEEDFEDSDSFAASYLPSPPSSCEDADEHQPKRQKKSADSCSSKPAMNVAAEAEAQSGAAQDQSQTPANQDNTTSEAQNNNSGANSASPDTADTPSGTPAAPTNRRGRKQSLTEDPSKTFVCEQCNRRFRRQEHLKRHYRSLHTEDKPFECHECGKKFSRSDNLSQHARTHGAGAISLDLLDGSDMAVAAAAGHLGQGYPHPHGISLAPDYHTLGHVLFQISAEIPGSESSSDESTESSRKKRKRSE comes from the exons ATGTCTACAGCACCATCCTACTTCTTCTACCGGCCTGGTCCCAGTGTCGAGAGCAGACCAAACCACTTTCTCCAGCAGCCTTTCCACTCAGctttccaacaacagcagatgatgatgaacctTCCCGTGGTGGCTCCTCTTCCCTCGACGCCTGTCTACTCGCGGCCAACATCATCCTGCTCGTCGCAGCAAGGGCCGCTGCTCTCACACACATTcaacggcaccaccatctcaccTGCCGTGCTCACACCGGCGGCTTCCCCACAGCCCATCAACTACAAGTCACTGCTTGCGCTCGACACGGGACTCAACGAGTTCGATGGACTCCGGTCCCCGTCGACTCCTGCGCTCTCGTGCTCCAGCAGCACTGTCAGCAGCCCCGGCAGCACCTATGAGATGCTCGCCACGCCGCTCAACCCCATGCTCTCTGGCCTTGACGGTTTTGAGACCAAGGGcaagagggaagaggaggggctCGAATGCTTCCCTGACCTGGAGCCATGGTCCTCCAGCTGCTCCTCACCTCAGCTCGTGCCTG TGTACCTTTCATCCCGCGCACAGGCTCCCCAGACTGCCACTGCCACGCTCAACAGACAAGCCAGCAACGACCTCCTTTCTCCTGCATCGGGCCCGTCAATttctccatcaccctccccttacGCGCGCTCAGTGTCTTCCGACGACAGCTTCTGCGATCCGCGCAATCTGACTGTCGGCTCTGTCAATTCCACTCTTGCTCCAGAATTTGCGGCTCTCCCCGCTTTTTGCctgggtgaggaagaggatcaAAAATTTGTGCTCAGGGCCGATTCGTTTGCCAGCTCCCACAACGcgtccaccatcttcaccagccAGGACCTGCACCGCACCCTTCCCTCCAGCTTCACTACTGGTGACCTGTCAGACTTTGACTCTGACGACGAGTTCCAAGGCCTTGCCATCTTGAGCGGGCCCCTCGTGTCCCAGGCCAGCAGCCGGTCGCGTTCCTGCAGCGAGACCAGCTTCAAGTGCGAGGAAGACTTTGAGGACAGCGACTCCTTTGCTGCCAGCTACCTgcccagcccaccaagcTCGTGCGAGGACGCCGACGAGCATCAACCCAAGAGGCAAAAGAAGTCTGCCGacagctgcagcagcaagccCGCCATGAACGTCGCTGCTGAGGCCGAGGCCCAATCAGGGGCTGCTCAAGACCAGTCCCAGACCCCGGCCAACCaggacaacaccaccagcgaggcccaaaacaacaactCGGGTGCCAACTCCGCTTCTCCCGATACCGCTGACACCCCCTCCGGCACCCCCGCTGCTCCCACCAATCGCCGTGGTCGCAAGCAGTCCTTGACCGAGGATCCCTCCAAGACCTTCGTCTGCGAGCAGTGCAACCGCCGGTTCCGCCGCCAGGAACACCTCAAGCGTCACTACCGTTCTCTCCACACCGAGGACAAGCCCTTCGAGTGCCACGAGTGCGGCAAGAAGTTCTCTCGCTCTGACAACCTTTCCCAGCATGCCCGCACCCACGGAGCCGGCGCCATCTCTCTCGACCTTCTCGATGGCTCCGACATGgctgtcgccgccgccgccggtcACCTAGGTCAAGGGTATCCACACCCTCACGGCATTTCTCTTGCTCCCGACTATCACACGCTCGGCCATGTGTTGTTCCAAATTAGTGCTGAGATCCCAGGCAGCGAGTCGTCGTCGGATGAGAGCACCGAGTCCAGCAGGAAGAAGCGCAAGAGGTCAGAGTAA
- a CDS encoding uncharacterized protein (EggNog:ENOG503Q4W0; COG:J), translating to MATTPSPSPQAERLNVIALISGGKDSFYSLLHCRENGHRVVALANLFPSAAGAGTGTGRTSPSSSVSDEAAPPPGATIPDQEEEDLNSHMYQTVGHSIIPLYAEATGIPLYRKAISSYGATQHGKDYSHYVSTPEEVNERKHDETESMFCLLKGIRQRHPEVNAVCAGAILSTYQRTRVESVAVRLGLTPLAYLWKFPTLPASPGGDDGQLLLDMEQAGLEARIIKVASGGLEEGDLWVNVASREGRNKVEKGMKKYAFGGRLDEGAVIGEGGEFETLVVDGPGGLFKKRVVVEEEGRRVVREGGGTAWLSITGARLEVKEELRHGKIRVPGMWDDKFQAILDTLASNDELPIQDPSLEDGQDNTDAVLPDLTKLQPSNIQHLIFTSIDHPSVQDETTSVTTLIEAYLACQSLPSTVILSTTILLRNMSDFATINPIYGSLFPFPNPPSRVCISCGDLLPKGINIVIALALSATPDIKRDGLHVQSRSYWAPANIGPYSQAITTPLFPNSQAKAVRIAGQIPLIPATMTLPPPEEDLNTQLVLSLQHLFRIGVETGVQLFTSGVAFFPRSSSGNMQERVKLAVKVWELAHALPKNKDDGDEEEEGEDGDGPDIWDRKYNSAYTSFASAGQATQGPRLPDWSAVKTKTTIPPVFVAEVEELPRGSGVEWQGHLGIASAGEDSVEIVKRGESIWQVVVEERFVQTVVVEGVDRDSVDEGVGAVVKELEGRWLVPVVTYLDKGFKYRLGEEGKGLVVPCRSLWDGKGERVGMVRVWEGVLRED from the coding sequence ATGGCAACcacaccgtcaccgtcaccacagGCGGAGAGGCTGAACGTAATCGCCCTCATCTCCGGCGGCAAGGACTCGTTCTATTCCCTGCTTCACTGCCGGGAGAACGGCCACCGGGTCGTGGCCTTGGCtaacctcttcccctccgccGCGGGAGCGGGAACCGGCACAGGCCGGACAAGCCCGTCGTCTTCCGTATCCGACGAGGCGGCCCCACCTCCCGGAGCTACCATCCCTGatcaagaggaagaggacctCAACAGCCACATGTACCAAACCGTGGGCCAcagcatcatccccctctACGCCGAAGCCACCGGCATCCCCCTCTACCGGAAGGCCATCAGCTCCTACGGTGCGACCCAGCACGGGAAGGATTACTCGCACTATGTCTCCACTCCGGAGGAGGTCAACGAGAGGAAGCATGACGAGACGGAGTCGATGTTTTGTTTGCTCAAGGGGATCAGGCAGAGGCATCCAGAGGTGAATGCGGTTTGTGCGGGGGCGATTCTCAGCACGTATCAGCGGACGAGGGTTGAGTCAGTGGctgtgaggttggggttgacgcCTTTGGCGTACTTGTGGAAGTTTCCTACTTTACCTGCTAGTCcggggggtgatgatgggcagcTGTTGCTGGATATGGAGCAGGCCGGGTTGGAGGCGAGGATTATAAAGGTTGCGAgcggggggttggaggagggggatttgtGGGTTAATGTTGCGAGTagggagggaaggaacaaggtggagaaggggatgaagaagtATGCTTTTGGGGGACGGTTGGATGAGGGGGCCGTGattggggaaggaggtgagtTTGAGACGTTGGTTGTGGATGGGCCGGGGGGGTTGTTTAAGAagagggttgtggttgaggaggaggggaggagggtggtgagggagggtggggggacAGCTTGGCTGAGTATCACCGGGGCGAGGTTagaggtgaaggaggagttgaggcATGGGAAAATCAGGGTGCCTGGGATGTGGGATGACAAGTTTCAGGCTATCCTTGATACTTTGGCATCGAATGATGAACTGCCAATACAGGATCCGAGTCTTGAAGACGGTCAAGACAACACCGACGCTGTCCTTCCCGACCTCACCAAactccaaccctccaacaTCCAGCACCTAATATTCACCTCCATCGACCACCCATCCGTTCAAGACGAAACAACCTccgtcaccaccctcatcgAGGCCTACCTCGCCTGCcaatccctcccctcaaccgtcatcctctccaccaccattctCCTCCGCAACATGTCTGACTTTGCCACCATAAACCCCATCTACGGCTCCCTATTCCCCTTCCCTAACCCCCCGTCCCGAGTTTGCATCTCCTGCGGGgatctcctccccaaaggCATCAACATCGTCATCGCCCTAGCCCTCTCGGCCACCCCAGACATCAAAAGAGATGGCCTCCACGTCCAGAGCAGATCCTACTGGGCACCGGCCAACATCGGCCCCTATTCCCAAgcaatcaccacccctctGTTTCCCAACTCCCAAGCAAAAGCAGTCAGGATCGCGGGTCAgatccccctcatcccagCAACCATGACCCTTCCCCCACCAGAAGAAGACCTCAACACACAACTCGTCCTTTCCCTGCAGCACCTCTTCCGAATCGGAGTCGAAACCGGCGTGCAGCTGTTCACCTCGGGAGTGGCCTTCTTCcctcgctcctcctccgggaACATGCAAGAAAGGGTCAAACTTGCAGTCAAAGTTTGGGAGTTGGCACATGCACTCCCCAAAAATaaggatgatggtgatgaggaggaggagggtgaggatggagatggtcCAGATATTTGGGATAGGAAATATAACTCGGCTTATACCTCATTTGCCTCGGCCGGCCAGGCCACCCAGGGGCCGCGGCTCCCAGATTGGAGCGCGGTAAAGACCAAAACTACCATTCCGCCTGTCTTTGtggctgaggtggaggagttgccTAGAGGAAGTGGAGTAGAGTGGCAGGGTCATCTTGGGATTGCCTCTGCTGGGGAAGATAGTGTGGAGATTGTgaaaagaggagagagtATCTGgcaggttgtggtggaggagaggtttgtTCAgactgtggttgttgagggggtggatagAGACAGTGttgatgagggtgttggggcggtggtgaaggagttggaggggaggtggttggtgcCTGTTGTTACTTATTTGGATAAGGGGTTTAAGTACAGATTGGGcgaggaagggaaggggttggttgtgcCGTGTAGGAGTTtgtgggatgggaagggggagagggtggggatggtgagggtttgggagggggttttgagggaggattgA
- the atp12 gene encoding ATP synthase mitochondrial F1 complex assembly factor 2 (EggNog:ENOG503NVZS; COG:C), which yields MHPLPRQLLSSSRSHPPPLSSDRFANMAPATRLCLTLPLRAAGRRRTAAFTSTRTIHNNPPKPAKVVPVYGTGPPPEPPTPAAEYAVEERLARRKRQAEMLRQARDIRKNNGNNSKPADPNAPVLKRRFWKDVSIKEVVGAYQIHLDSRPLRHPTTKSIIRIPLSKSQLAHALAVEWDQLLSAQEATKQHLIPLTSLVCRAVDIGAEDAAHPGGPGPIRESIVTGMMRYLDTDSLLCWAPPADSTDPHASSGYLNDEGKSLRDLQEEAAGGVVGWLTSKVWPGVNIVPVLEDSGSILPRKQEPGVREVVQGWVLGLSCWELAGIERATLAGKSLLTAARLVCEWSEERQDLTQGEERKFGVEEAARVVSVEVEWQTRRWGEVEDTHDVEKEDLRRQLGSVILLVGGTGR from the exons AtgcatcccctcccccgacagctcctttcctcctcccgcagccacccaccacccctttccTCCGACCGGTTCGCCAACATGGCGCCAGCAACGAGACTCTGCCTCACCCTGCCCCTCCGcgcggcggggaggaggaggacggcggCCTTCAcgtcgacgaggacgattcacaacaaccccccgaAACCGGCCAAAGTAGTACCCGTGTACGGCACCGGTCCCCCCCCCGAGCCTCCCACCCCGGCGGCAGAGTACGCGGTAGAGGAGCGCCTcgcgaggaggaaaagacagGCCGAGATGCTCAGACAGGCAAGAGACATTCGCAAGaacaacggcaacaacagcaaacctGCCGACCCGAACGCGCCGGTGTTGAAaaggaggttttggaaggATGTCTCCATCAAGGAGGTTGTCG GAGCCTACCAGATCCACCTCGACTCCCGCCCCCTCCGGCACCCAACCACAAAATCCATCATCCGCATCCCCTTGTCCAAATCCCAGCTCGCCCACgcgctggcggtggagtGGGACCAGTTGCTGTCTGCGCAGGAGGCGACGAAGCAGCATCTTATCCCGCTTACGTCTTTGGTCTGCAGGGCGGTTGACATTGGGGCTGAGGACGCTGCGCATCCTGGCGGTCCTGGTCCGATAAGGGAGTCTATTGTCACCGGTATGATGCGGTATCTCGACACGGACAGCTTGTTGTGCTGGGCGCCGCCTGCTGATAGCACCGACCCCCACGCGTCGAGCGGTTACCTCAATGATGAGGGGAAGAGCTTGAGGGATCTGcaagaggaggcggcggggggtgtggtgggttggttgacGAGTAAGGTCTGGCCGGGGGTGAATATCGTGCCGGTGTTGGAGGATAGCGGGAGCATACTGCCCAGGAAACAAGAgccgggggtgagggaggtggtgcaggggtgggtgttggggttgagttgCTGGGAGCTTGCGGGCATCGAGAGGGCGACACTTGCGGGGAAGAGCTTGCTTACGGCCGCGAGGTTGGTTTGTGAGTGGAGCGAGGAGAGGCAAGACCTGACccagggggaggagagaaagtttggggtggaggaggcggcgagggtggtgagcgtGGAGGTTGAGTGGCAGACCCGGAggtggggagaggtggaggatacACATGATGTAGAGAAGGAAGATTTGAGGAGGCAGCTGGGGAGTGTTATCTTGCTTGTTGGGGGGACTGGTAGGTAG